A genomic segment from Janthinobacterium sp. 64 encodes:
- a CDS encoding toll/interleukin-1 receptor domain-containing protein — MEIRYGCFLSYAHGQYAFMNKFKNDLIEALACYLEPHLDREEVLFIDSEQLGGGDDIDLRVARAMCQSVCMIVLYTPKYEAHGYTRREFAAMQLIEQERRAWYELPSHLIIPIIMTRHPDGLPPQITESGLYVDFSGYTLASGDLKSNPQYLPDIDRIVQRIATHYHLLKRSTPPGHDCSRFVLPDIPPEWRAIPPPHFPR; from the coding sequence ATGGAGATCCGCTACGGCTGTTTCTTGAGCTATGCACACGGCCAATATGCGTTCATGAACAAGTTCAAGAATGATCTCATCGAGGCGCTGGCTTGTTATCTGGAACCGCACCTCGACCGTGAAGAAGTGCTGTTCATCGACAGCGAGCAACTGGGCGGCGGCGACGATATCGACCTGCGCGTGGCGCGCGCCATGTGCCAGAGCGTCTGCATGATCGTGCTGTACACGCCCAAATATGAAGCACATGGCTACACGCGGCGTGAATTTGCTGCCATGCAGCTGATCGAACAGGAGCGGCGCGCCTGGTATGAACTGCCCAGCCACCTGATCATCCCCATCATCATGACGCGCCATCCGGACGGCTTGCCGCCGCAAATCACGGAGTCGGGGCTGTACGTCGATTTCTCCGGCTATACGCTGGCCAGCGGCGACCTGAAGTCGAATCCGCAATACCTGCCCGACATCGACCGCATCGTGCAGCGCATCGCCACGCATTACCACTTGCTCAAGCGGTCGACACCGCCCGGCCACGATTGCAGCCGTTTCGTGTTGCCCGATATTCCACCGGAATGGCGCGCCATTCCGCCTCCCCACTTTCCGCGTTAA
- a CDS encoding ATP-dependent DNA helicase: MTDHNLLPVNPDGQPAALPADVPGEPQAAPGKHDADIERLFGAGGPLGPAVGSYKPRRSQTDMAKAIASAIDSQTTLIAEAGTGTGKTFAYLVPALMWGGKTIVSTGTKNLQDQLFLRDIPTVRAALQAPVSVALLKGRSNYVCHYHLERTLQNGRMTSRDDVGHLREISRFIKMTSSGDKAELAKVPENAMIWNLVTSTRDTCMGAECQYYQDCFVMKARKEAQQADVVVVNHHLFFADVALKDTGVAELLPSANTIIFDEAHQLPDTATLFFGNTVSTSQILELCRDVLAEGLAHARGIDWAKTVTVVEKAARDLRLTFSQDIVRMSLPQIAPSSDFFPALDTLKDELDGMVAVLETQAERAETLEQCRVRGVELAQQLSGWKFDPKAKVAAGEEAVFWVEAFSSSLQLHKTPLSIAPIFNNQREGTPRSWIFTSATLAVKNDFKHFSEQMGLTGEPSHTWPSPFDYGQQGLLFVPQNLPQPNSLGYTDAVIDCALPIIEAAGGRTFFLCTTLRAVKRAAERLADEFKQRGLNFPLFVQGDKGRTELLDQFRAAGNGVLIGSQSFWEGVDVRGDALSLVIIDKLPFAPPDDPVLAARIEVMEKQGKNGFMHHSLPEAIINLKQGAGRLIRDEGDRGVLMICDPRLISKPYGKRIWQSLPPFKRTRDTAEVVEFFRNLPAKGA; the protein is encoded by the coding sequence TTGACCGATCACAATTTATTGCCAGTAAACCCAGATGGCCAGCCTGCTGCCTTGCCAGCCGATGTGCCAGGCGAACCCCAGGCGGCCCCTGGCAAGCACGACGCCGACATCGAGCGCCTGTTCGGCGCGGGCGGCCCGCTCGGTCCCGCCGTGGGCAGCTACAAGCCGCGCCGTTCGCAAACGGACATGGCGAAGGCCATCGCCAGCGCCATCGACAGCCAGACCACGCTGATCGCCGAGGCGGGCACGGGCACAGGTAAAACCTTTGCCTACCTGGTGCCGGCCCTGATGTGGGGCGGCAAGACCATCGTGTCTACCGGCACGAAGAACTTGCAGGACCAATTGTTCTTGCGCGATATTCCCACCGTGCGCGCCGCGCTGCAGGCACCCGTTTCCGTCGCCCTGCTCAAGGGCCGCTCGAATTACGTCTGCCACTATCACCTGGAACGCACACTGCAAAACGGCCGCATGACCTCGCGCGACGACGTGGGCCATTTGCGCGAAATCTCGCGTTTCATCAAGATGACCAGTTCCGGCGACAAGGCGGAACTGGCCAAGGTGCCGGAAAACGCCATGATCTGGAACCTGGTGACGTCCACGCGCGACACCTGCATGGGCGCCGAGTGCCAGTACTACCAGGATTGTTTTGTGATGAAGGCCCGCAAGGAAGCCCAGCAGGCCGACGTGGTGGTGGTCAACCACCATCTGTTCTTTGCCGACGTGGCCCTGAAGGATACGGGCGTGGCGGAATTGCTGCCGTCGGCCAACACCATCATCTTCGATGAGGCGCACCAGCTGCCCGATACGGCCACCTTGTTCTTTGGCAACACGGTGTCGACCTCGCAAATCCTGGAACTGTGCCGTGACGTGCTGGCCGAGGGCCTGGCGCATGCGCGCGGCATCGACTGGGCCAAGACGGTGACGGTGGTGGAAAAGGCCGCGCGCGACCTGCGTTTGACTTTTTCGCAGGATATCGTGCGCATGTCGCTGCCGCAAATCGCCCCGTCGAGCGATTTCTTTCCCGCGCTCGATACGCTCAAGGATGAGCTCGACGGCATGGTGGCCGTGCTGGAAACCCAGGCGGAACGGGCGGAAACGCTGGAACAGTGCCGAGTGCGCGGCGTCGAGCTGGCACAGCAGCTGAGCGGCTGGAAGTTCGATCCGAAGGCCAAGGTCGCGGCTGGCGAAGAAGCCGTATTCTGGGTGGAAGCGTTTTCCAGCTCCTTGCAATTGCATAAAACACCATTGTCGATCGCCCCGATCTTCAACAACCAGCGCGAAGGCACGCCGCGCAGCTGGATTTTCACGTCCGCCACCCTGGCCGTGAAAAACGATTTCAAGCATTTTTCGGAACAGATGGGCTTGACGGGCGAGCCGTCGCACACGTGGCCGAGCCCCTTCGACTATGGCCAGCAAGGCTTGCTGTTCGTGCCGCAAAACCTGCCGCAACCGAACTCGCTGGGCTACACGGATGCCGTCATCGACTGCGCCTTGCCCATCATCGAGGCGGCGGGCGGGCGCACCTTCTTCCTGTGCACCACCTTGCGCGCCGTCAAGCGCGCGGCCGAGCGCCTGGCCGACGAATTCAAGCAGCGCGGCCTGAACTTCCCCCTGTTCGTGCAGGGGGACAAGGGCCGCACGGAATTGCTGGACCAGTTCCGCGCCGCCGGCAATGGCGTGCTGATCGGCAGCCAGAGCTTCTGGGAAGGCGTCGACGTGCGCGGCGATGCGCTCTCTCTGGTGATCATCGACAAGCTGCCGTTCGCGCCGCCCGACGATCCCGTGCTGGCCGCGCGCATCGAAGTGATGGAAAAGCAGGGCAAGAACGGCTTCATGCACCATTCGCTGCCGGAAGCCATCATCAACCTGAAGCAGGGCGCGGGCCGATTGATCCGTGACGAGGGCGACCGCGGCGTGCTGATGATCTGCGATCCACGCCTCATTTCCAAGCCGTACGGCAAGCGCATCTGGCAAAGCCTGCCACCGTTCAAGCGCACGCGCGACACCGCAGAAGTGGTCGAGTTCTTCCGCAACCTGCCCGCCAAGGGCGCTTAA
- a CDS encoding YdcH family protein: MSDAQQIQRRLIELNVEHRDLDAVIELLILDGHHDELQLRRLKKRKLQLKDHITLLKMQLVPDVPA; this comes from the coding sequence ATGAGCGATGCACAGCAAATACAGCGGCGCCTGATTGAACTCAACGTGGAACACCGCGACCTTGATGCCGTCATCGAGTTGCTGATACTCGATGGCCACCATGACGAGCTGCAACTGCGCCGCCTGAAAAAGCGCAAATTGCAATTGAAGGATCACATCACCTTGCTGAAAATGCAGTTGGTGCCCGACGTTCCCGCCTGA
- the zapE gene encoding cell division protein ZapE yields MNVEEFYQHALQKRDFKADAAQRRAVDRLQLCYDEWVAYKGQRSSTFKRLINRPAVPKGVYMWGGVGRGKSFLMDSFYSVVPLVRKTRLHFHEFMRGVHQQLDELKGVADPLDEVAKRIAKKYRLICFDEFHVSDIADAMILYNLLSALFANGVSFIMTSNYDPDLLYPDGLHRDRMLPTIALLKDKLDVMNVDAGVDYRGRALEQVESYYTPLGADTDQALRDAYTRIAETADEDARIRIESREIHCLRRAGGIIWFDFATLCGGPRSQNDYLEIASRFHTVILSGIPSMSAAQSSEARRFTWLIDVFYDQKVKLIMSAEVAPEQLYTNGMLANEFHRTVSRIIEMQSREYMEKEQRGAADAIV; encoded by the coding sequence ATGAACGTAGAAGAGTTTTACCAGCACGCGTTGCAGAAGCGTGATTTCAAGGCCGATGCCGCCCAGCGGCGTGCGGTCGACCGCCTGCAGCTGTGCTATGACGAGTGGGTGGCCTACAAGGGCCAGCGTTCGAGCACCTTCAAGCGCCTGATCAACCGTCCCGCCGTGCCGAAAGGCGTGTACATGTGGGGCGGGGTAGGACGCGGCAAATCGTTCCTGATGGACAGTTTTTACTCGGTCGTGCCCCTGGTGCGCAAGACGCGATTGCACTTTCACGAATTCATGCGCGGCGTGCACCAGCAGCTCGATGAATTGAAGGGCGTGGCCGATCCGCTCGACGAAGTGGCCAAGCGCATCGCCAAGAAATACCGCCTGATCTGTTTCGATGAATTCCACGTCTCCGACATCGCCGATGCGATGATCCTGTACAACCTGCTGTCGGCCCTGTTCGCCAATGGCGTGTCCTTCATCATGACCTCGAATTACGACCCCGACCTGCTGTATCCGGACGGCTTGCACCGCGACCGCATGCTGCCGACCATCGCGCTACTCAAGGACAAGCTCGACGTGATGAACGTCGACGCGGGCGTCGATTACCGCGGCCGCGCGCTGGAGCAGGTAGAAAGTTACTATACCCCGCTCGGTGCGGACACGGACCAGGCCTTGCGCGACGCCTACACGCGCATCGCCGAGACGGCCGACGAAGACGCGCGCATCCGCATCGAGAGCCGCGAAATCCATTGCCTGCGCCGCGCCGGCGGCATCATCTGGTTCGATTTTGCCACCCTGTGCGGCGGCCCCCGCTCGCAAAATGATTACCTGGAAATCGCCAGCCGCTTCCATACGGTGATATTGTCCGGCATACCGTCCATGTCGGCGGCGCAGTCGTCCGAAGCGCGCCGCTTCACGTGGCTGATTGACGTGTTTTATGATCAAAAGGTCAAGCTGATCATGTCGGCCGAAGTGGCTCCCGAGCAGCTGTACACGAACGGCATGCTGGCCAACGAGTTTCACCGCACCGTTTCGCGTATCATCGAGATGCAATCGCGCGAATACATGGAAAAAGAACAGCGCGGCGCGGCCGACGCGATCGTTTGA
- the lpdA gene encoding dihydrolipoyl dehydrogenase yields the protein MSTKQFDVVVIGAGPGGYIAAIRAAQLGFSVACVDEWSNAKGGAAPGGTCTNVGCIPSKALLQSSEHFEHAGHSFAEHGIDVAGLKLNLGQMLKRKDTVVKQNNDGILYLFKKNKIAFFHGRAAFAAAAAGAYEISVTGAANETLTAKHVVIATGSNARELPGAPFDEKLILSNTGALAIDAVPAKLGVIGAGVIGLEMGSVWRRLGADVTVLEGLPVFLGAVDEQIAKEASKLFIKQGLKINLGCKIGAITPGKKDVTVEFVDAKGEAQKAVFDKLIISIGRTPNTNGLGADKVGLQLDERGFIAVDGDCKTNLPNVWAVGDVVRGPMLAHKAEEEGVAVAERIAGQHGHTNFNTIPWVIYTSPEIAWVGKTEQTLKAEGIAYKAGTFPFMANGRARALGDTSGMVKFLADATTDEILGVHIVGPMASELISEAVVAMEFKASAEDIARICHAHPSLSEATKEAALAVDKRTLNF from the coding sequence ATGAGTACTAAACAATTTGACGTAGTGGTCATCGGTGCGGGCCCTGGCGGCTACATCGCCGCCATCCGCGCAGCGCAGCTGGGCTTTTCCGTCGCGTGCGTCGACGAGTGGTCGAACGCCAAGGGCGGCGCCGCGCCTGGCGGTACCTGCACCAACGTCGGCTGCATCCCGTCGAAAGCGCTGCTGCAATCGTCCGAGCATTTCGAACACGCGGGCCACAGCTTCGCCGAGCACGGCATCGACGTCGCCGGCCTGAAGCTGAACCTGGGCCAGATGCTCAAGCGCAAAGACACCGTCGTCAAGCAAAACAACGACGGCATCCTGTACCTGTTCAAGAAGAACAAGATCGCCTTCTTCCACGGCCGCGCCGCTTTCGCCGCCGCCGCCGCTGGCGCGTATGAGATCAGCGTGACGGGCGCAGCCAACGAAACCTTGACGGCCAAGCACGTGGTCATCGCCACGGGTTCGAACGCGCGCGAACTGCCGGGCGCACCATTCGACGAGAAACTGATCCTGTCGAACACGGGCGCACTGGCCATCGACGCCGTACCAGCCAAGCTGGGCGTCATCGGCGCCGGCGTGATCGGCCTGGAAATGGGCAGCGTATGGCGCCGCCTGGGTGCTGACGTCACCGTGCTCGAAGGCCTGCCGGTCTTCCTGGGCGCCGTCGACGAGCAGATCGCCAAGGAAGCGTCGAAGCTGTTCATCAAGCAAGGCTTGAAGATCAACCTCGGTTGCAAGATCGGCGCCATCACGCCAGGCAAGAAAGACGTCACCGTGGAATTCGTGGACGCCAAGGGCGAAGCGCAAAAAGCCGTGTTCGACAAGCTGATCATCTCGATCGGCCGTACGCCGAACACGAATGGCCTGGGCGCCGATAAAGTCGGCCTGCAGCTGGACGAACGCGGCTTCATCGCCGTTGACGGCGACTGCAAGACCAACCTGCCGAACGTGTGGGCAGTGGGCGACGTCGTGCGCGGCCCGATGCTGGCGCACAAGGCCGAAGAAGAAGGCGTTGCCGTGGCCGAGCGTATCGCCGGCCAGCATGGCCACACCAACTTCAACACGATTCCGTGGGTGATCTACACCTCGCCGGAAATCGCGTGGGTCGGCAAGACCGAGCAAACCCTGAAGGCCGAAGGCATCGCCTACAAGGCCGGCACCTTCCCGTTCATGGCCAATGGCCGTGCGCGCGCGCTGGGCGACACTTCGGGCATGGTGAAATTCCTGGCCGATGCGACCACCGATGAAATCCTCGGCGTGCACATCGTCGGCCCGATGGCCTCCGAACTGATTTCCGAAGCCGTCGTGGCGATGGAATTCAAGGCCTCGGCCGAAGACATCGCGCGCATCTGCCACGCCCACCCATCGCTGTCGGAAGCGACCAAGGAAGCGGCACTGGCGGTTGACAAGCGTACGTTGAACTTTTAA
- a CDS encoding PspC domain-containing protein: protein MNISEEIKRLHELHLAGALSDAEFAQAKAKLLSNINLDKSESPSDSGPSNASNDLVQEFNRLRRSRNDRWLGGVCGGLGRASGMEAWIWRLVFVLFTLTFGFGVVIYLLLWIFVPDEEIGITKHEY, encoded by the coding sequence ATGAACATCTCTGAAGAAATCAAGCGTCTGCACGAGTTGCACCTGGCGGGCGCCCTGAGCGACGCGGAATTCGCGCAAGCGAAAGCCAAGCTCCTGAGCAATATCAACCTGGACAAATCTGAGAGTCCCTCCGACTCCGGCCCGTCGAACGCATCGAACGACCTGGTGCAGGAATTCAACCGCCTGCGCCGTTCGCGCAACGACCGCTGGCTCGGTGGCGTCTGCGGCGGCCTGGGCCGCGCTTCCGGCATGGAAGCGTGGATCTGGCGCCTCGTCTTCGTCCTGTTTACATTGACCTTCGGCTTCGGCGTGGTGATTTACCTTCTATTGTGGATTTTCGTACCAGACGAAGAGATTGGAATAACAAAACATGAGTACTAA
- the odhB gene encoding 2-oxoglutarate dehydrogenase complex dihydrolipoyllysine-residue succinyltransferase — MAQIEVKVPQLSESVAEATLLAWHKKVGEAVARDENMIDIETDKVVLELPAPAAGVIVQIIKADGATVVAGEVIAIIDTDGSAKVSPMEVSAVPAPALAAAAQDTANASAPAAATKGDVAMPAAAKILSEKGLSAGDVAGSGKDGRVTKGDALAASAKPAVAPLAPAAAKPALQQVATPSAASLGDRPEERVPMSRLRARIAERLLQSQSTNAILTTFNEVNMQPVIDLRNKYKDKFEKEHGVKLGFMSFFVKAAVAALKKYPIINASVDGNDILYHGYFDIGIAVGSPRGLVVPIIRNADQLSIADIEKKIGEFGAKAKEGKLTLDDLTGGTFSISNGGTFGSMLSTPIINPPQSAILGVHATKDRAVVENGQIVVRPMNYLAMSYDHRIIDGREAVLGLVAMKEALEDPARLLLDL; from the coding sequence ATGGCACAAATCGAAGTCAAAGTTCCCCAGTTGTCGGAATCGGTTGCAGAAGCGACCCTGCTGGCATGGCACAAGAAAGTCGGCGAAGCAGTTGCGCGCGACGAAAACATGATCGATATCGAAACCGACAAAGTCGTGCTGGAACTGCCGGCGCCTGCCGCTGGCGTGATCGTGCAAATCATCAAGGCTGACGGCGCCACCGTCGTTGCCGGCGAAGTCATCGCCATCATCGACACCGACGGCTCGGCCAAGGTCAGCCCGATGGAAGTGTCGGCCGTGCCTGCACCAGCCCTGGCTGCCGCCGCGCAAGACACCGCTAACGCGTCGGCGCCTGCCGCTGCGACCAAAGGCGATGTCGCCATGCCTGCCGCTGCCAAGATCCTGTCCGAAAAAGGCCTGTCCGCTGGCGACGTCGCCGGTTCGGGCAAAGACGGCCGCGTGACCAAGGGCGACGCCCTGGCCGCTTCCGCCAAGCCAGCTGTCGCGCCTCTGGCGCCAGCCGCCGCCAAGCCAGCGTTGCAGCAAGTTGCCACGCCATCGGCAGCCAGCCTGGGCGACCGCCCTGAAGAGCGCGTGCCGATGAGCCGCCTGCGCGCACGTATCGCCGAGCGCCTGCTGCAATCGCAATCGACGAACGCCATCCTGACCACGTTCAATGAAGTGAACATGCAGCCGGTCATCGATCTGCGCAACAAGTACAAGGACAAGTTCGAGAAAGAGCACGGCGTCAAGCTGGGCTTCATGTCCTTCTTCGTCAAGGCCGCCGTCGCCGCGCTGAAAAAGTACCCGATCATCAATGCCTCCGTTGACGGCAACGACATCCTGTACCACGGCTACTTCGACATCGGCATCGCTGTCGGTTCGCCGCGCGGCCTGGTCGTGCCTATCATCCGCAACGCGGACCAGCTGTCGATCGCCGACATCGAGAAAAAAATCGGTGAATTCGGCGCGAAAGCCAAGGAAGGCAAGCTGACCCTGGACGACCTGACGGGCGGCACGTTCTCGATCTCGAACGGCGGCACCTTCGGCTCCATGCTGTCGACCCCGATCATCAACCCGCCACAATCGGCCATCCTGGGCGTGCATGCGACCAAGGACCGCGCTGTTGTCGAAAACGGCCAGATCGTGGTACGTCCGATGAACTACCTGGCCATGTCCTACGACCACCGCATCATCGACGGCCGCGAAGCCGTCCTGGGCCTGGTGGCGATGAAAGAAGCGCTGGAAGATCCTGCACGCCTGCTGCTGGACCTGTAA
- a CDS encoding 2-oxoglutarate dehydrogenase E1 component, with amino-acid sequence MMQQFTSNSYLFGGNAPYVEDLYEAYLNNPGSVPDNWRAYFDAMQHVPAVDGSNKPDVAHASVVASFAERAKAGPIRTVTASFDAEMGRKRVAATQLIAAYRYLGSHWANLDPLQRQERPMIPELEPSFYGFTDADMDTVFNISNTYFGPETATLRDLLNYLRDTYTRSIGAEFMYISDPAEKRWLQEKLESIRSTPNFTPEKKIHILDRLTAAEGLERYLHTRYVGQKRFSLEGGETFIASMDETIQRAGEKGVQEIVIGMAHRGRLNVLVNTLGKAPQELFEEFEGKHGDDLPAGDVKYHQGFSSDISTAGGPVHLSLAFNPSHLEIVNPVVEGSVKARMDRRGDAQGAQVLPILVHGDAAFAGQGVVMETLNLAQTRGYHTGGTVHIVINNQIGFTTSDPRDARSTLYCSDVVKMIEAPVLHINADDPEAVVLATQIALDYRMEFKKDIVLDIICYRKLGHNEQDTPALTQPLMYKKIGQHPGTRKLYADKLVAQGVIPADGGDKMVAAFRDAMDAGKHTVDPVISNFKNKYAVDWLPFLNKKWTDSADTAVPMTELKRLATRITTVPEDFKVHSLVEKVLGDRGTMGRGEMNLDWGMGEHLAYASLVSSGYAIRLTGQDAGRGTFVHRHAVLHDQNRERWDAGTYIPLQNVSDNQAPFTVIDSVLSEEAVLAFEYGYSTAEPNTLTIWEAQFGDFANGAQVVIDQFISSGEVKWGRASGLVMMLPHGYEGQGPEHSSARPERFLQLCADNNMQVVQPTTAAQIFHLLRRQMVRQFRKPLVILTPKSLLRNKDAGSPLTDLSKGGFQTVIGEVDDKIDAKKVKRVVACSGKVYYDLVNARKTRGQTDTAIVRLEQLYPFPHKSFAAELKKFPNLVEVVWAQDEPQNQGAWFQIQHNIFEGLESGQRLAYAGRPASASPAVGYYDKHYAQQKDLLETAFSKLKGFILTK; translated from the coding sequence ATGATGCAACAATTTACGTCCAACTCCTACCTGTTCGGTGGGAATGCTCCGTACGTGGAAGATCTGTACGAAGCGTATCTCAATAACCCAGGTTCGGTGCCGGACAACTGGCGCGCCTATTTCGACGCCATGCAGCACGTGCCTGCCGTCGATGGCAGCAACAAGCCTGACGTGGCGCATGCCTCCGTCGTCGCCTCGTTCGCCGAGCGCGCAAAAGCAGGTCCGATCCGCACAGTGACCGCTTCCTTCGATGCTGAAATGGGCCGCAAGCGTGTTGCTGCAACGCAACTGATCGCCGCTTACCGCTACCTCGGTTCGCACTGGGCCAATCTGGATCCGCTGCAACGCCAGGAACGCCCGATGATCCCGGAACTGGAGCCGAGCTTCTACGGTTTCACCGACGCGGACATGGACACCGTGTTTAACATCAGCAATACCTATTTTGGCCCCGAGACCGCCACCCTGCGCGATCTGCTCAACTATCTGCGCGACACCTACACGCGTTCGATCGGCGCCGAATTCATGTACATCTCCGACCCGGCCGAAAAGCGCTGGCTGCAAGAGAAACTGGAATCGATCCGCTCCACCCCGAATTTCACCCCAGAGAAAAAAATCCACATCCTCGACCGCCTGACCGCGGCTGAAGGCCTGGAACGCTATCTGCACACCCGTTACGTGGGCCAGAAGCGCTTCTCCCTGGAAGGCGGCGAAACCTTCATCGCCTCGATGGATGAAACCATCCAGCGCGCCGGCGAAAAAGGCGTGCAGGAAATCGTCATCGGCATGGCCCACCGCGGCCGCCTGAACGTGCTGGTCAACACGCTGGGCAAGGCGCCACAGGAACTGTTCGAAGAATTCGAAGGCAAGCATGGCGACGACCTGCCTGCCGGCGACGTGAAGTACCATCAAGGCTTCTCGTCGGACATCTCCACCGCGGGCGGCCCGGTCCACCTGTCGCTGGCGTTCAACCCGTCGCACCTGGAAATCGTCAACCCTGTGGTCGAAGGTTCCGTCAAGGCCCGCATGGATCGCCGCGGCGACGCGCAGGGCGCGCAAGTGCTGCCTATCCTGGTGCACGGCGATGCCGCTTTCGCCGGCCAGGGCGTGGTCATGGAAACGCTGAATCTGGCGCAAACCCGTGGCTACCATACGGGCGGCACGGTGCATATCGTGATCAACAACCAGATCGGTTTCACCACCTCGGATCCGCGCGATGCCCGCTCGACCCTGTACTGCTCGGACGTCGTCAAGATGATCGAAGCACCGGTCCTGCACATCAACGCCGATGATCCGGAAGCCGTGGTGCTGGCGACGCAGATCGCGCTCGACTACCGCATGGAATTCAAGAAGGACATCGTCCTCGACATCATCTGCTACCGTAAACTTGGCCACAACGAGCAAGATACGCCGGCACTGACGCAGCCGCTGATGTACAAGAAGATCGGCCAGCATCCAGGCACCCGCAAGCTGTACGCGGACAAGCTGGTAGCGCAAGGCGTGATCCCTGCCGATGGCGGCGACAAGATGGTGGCCGCTTTCCGCGACGCCATGGACGCCGGCAAGCACACCGTCGATCCGGTCATCTCGAACTTCAAGAACAAGTACGCCGTCGACTGGCTGCCGTTCCTGAACAAGAAATGGACCGATTCGGCCGACACCGCCGTGCCGATGACGGAACTGAAACGCCTGGCCACCCGCATCACCACCGTGCCGGAAGACTTCAAGGTCCATTCGCTGGTTGAAAAAGTACTGGGCGACCGTGGCACCATGGGCCGTGGCGAAATGAACCTGGACTGGGGCATGGGCGAACACCTGGCCTACGCTTCGCTGGTATCGTCCGGCTACGCCATCCGCCTGACGGGCCAGGATGCCGGCCGCGGCACCTTCGTGCACCGCCACGCCGTGCTGCACGATCAAAACCGCGAGCGTTGGGATGCCGGTACCTACATTCCGCTGCAAAACGTGTCGGACAACCAGGCGCCGTTCACCGTCATCGACTCGGTGCTGTCCGAAGAAGCCGTACTGGCCTTCGAATACGGCTACTCGACCGCTGAACCGAACACGCTGACGATCTGGGAAGCCCAGTTTGGTGACTTCGCCAACGGCGCGCAAGTGGTGATCGACCAATTCATCAGCTCCGGCGAAGTGAAATGGGGCCGCGCTTCTGGCCTGGTCATGATGCTGCCGCACGGTTACGAAGGCCAGGGCCCTGAGCACTCGTCCGCGCGTCCAGAGCGTTTCCTGCAACTGTGCGCAGACAACAACATGCAAGTGGTGCAACCGACGACGGCTGCGCAGATCTTCCATTTGCTGCGCCGCCAGATGGTGCGCCAGTTCCGCAAGCCGCTGGTCATCCTGACGCCGAAGTCGTTGTTGCGCAACAAGGATGCCGGTTCGCCGCTGACCGACCTGTCCAAGGGTGGTTTCCAGACCGTCATCGGCGAAGTCGACGACAAAATCGATGCCAAGAAAGTCAAGCGCGTCGTCGCCTGCTCGGGCAAGGTCTATTACGACCTGGTCAACGCACGCAAGACCCGTGGCCAGACCGACACGGCCATCGTGCGCCTGGAACAGCTGTATCCGTTCCCGCACAAGTCGTTCGCTGCTGAACTGAAGAAGTTCCCGAACCTGGTCGAAGTCGTCTGGGCGCAGGACGAGCCGCAAAACCAGGGCGCCTGGTTCCAGATCCAGCACAACATCTTCGAAGGCCTGGAATCGGGTCAGCGTCTGGCTTACGCCGGCCGTCCTGCTTCGGCGTCGCCTGCTGTCGGTTACTATGACAAGCACTACGCCCAGCAAAAAGATCTGCTGGAAACGGCATTCTCGAAGCTGAAGGGTTTTATCCTGACCAAGTAA